Proteins from a genomic interval of Spea bombifrons isolate aSpeBom1 chromosome 4, aSpeBom1.2.pri, whole genome shotgun sequence:
- the PPP1R35 gene encoding protein phosphatase 1 regulatory subunit 35, producing the protein MAARIPIWRNFRYVTVTTKRRFLHLYGINGWERRGESAAATGTGGMTCEMPHDRPYAPRDYAEDDLLPARSAPQPLCAGPGRTDSHPLLDISLTPDKGGGILRKDSSERRRGRRQVRFEVSNEPKPGLRSVQHEGPSAGPLEVPRMHSSEVLRQEVRRESQQEFDAERAVQSELGRSYRARRSVESEAARALNVGRVHSLYQGLVSVEPPAEQIQRLTEKQRKPSDLKQVTSSEGPDLSAFSGLCERFTETPYLGVEGLPPLAAAPRPRPSRCSFDMFHKLGQWAS; encoded by the exons ATGGCGGCGAGGATACCAATATGGCGGAACTTCCGGTACGTTACCGTCACAACCAAGCGACGCTTCCTCCATCTCTATGGTATAAACGGCTGGGAGAGACGGGGAGAATCGGCGGCAGCAACGGGGACCGGG gGAATGACGTGTGAGATGCCCCACGACAGGCCGTACGCCCCCAGAGACTACGCAGAGGACGACCTCCTCCCGGCCCGCTCAGCTCCGCAGCCCCTCTGCGCGGGTCCCGGTCGGACCGACTCTCACCCGCTGCTAGACATTTCCCTGACGCCCGACAAAGGAGGGGGGATCCTGCGCAAAGACAGCTCAGAGCGCAGACGCGGCCGGAGGCAG GTGCGCTTTGAGGTCAGTAATGAGCCGAAGCCTGGGCTGAGGTCTGTGCAGCATGAGGGCCCGTCCGCGGGGCCCCTGGAGGTCCCCAGGATGCACAGCAGTGAGGTCTTGCGGCAGGAGGTGCGCAGAGAGTCCCAGCAGGAGTTTGACGCTGAGAGAGCCGTGCAGAGCGAGCTGGGCCGATCCTACAGAGCGCGGCGGAGCGTGGAAAGCGAGGCAGCCAGAG CCCTGAACGTGGGCCGCGTGCACAGTCTGTATCAGGGCCTGGTGAGCGTGGAACCTCCTGCGGAACAAATACAGAGACTGACCGAGAAGCAGCGGAAACCATCTGATCTCAAGCAG GTCACCTCCAGCGAGGGCCCGGATCTTTCTGCCTTTTCCGGACTGTGTGAGCGATTTACAGAGACTCCGTATCTGGGTGTGGAGGGTCTACCGCCCCTCGCCGCAGCCCCCCGTCCGAGGCCTTCACGCTGCTCGTTTGACATGTTCCACAAGCTGGGGCAGTGGGCATCTTAG